The Stigmatopora argus isolate UIUO_Sarg chromosome 1, RoL_Sarg_1.0, whole genome shotgun sequence genome segment CTATAAAAGAGTACTTGTAATCTAAACAGACCTTTTCGCACTTTAATTGGTTCTTCCTCTCGTCATGGAACACAGTACACCCACCTGAAAGGTTTTTTGTTAGTTCCTTTTGCAGCATCGGTAAATAATTAACTAATTGTATTACACAAATTCTATTTTAAGCAATAAACACAAATTTAGTCAAGTTGTCTATTTATTACATGTTACCaaatttctgtcactttttgTCAAATGTTATGGAAATCAAATTATCCCCCAAAATGGTTAATCCAAGTTTACTAGAGTATATTTTCAAGACCTGTGTTCAGTGTTCATTTTGAAAATTTATAGCAATAGATTTTAAGCCATGTACTACAGTACACAGTACTACTTCATGTTCTATAACTCTGCTGCTCCCTGCAGGTCAAATGTTACCACAGACGAGCACAGAGCACGGACAGGGATAACGTGTTCAGACTCCAGTTCCACACTTGCACCATCCACGGAGCACAGTTGTGGTTTGGCAAAGGAGAACTGGATGAAGCGTGTACAGGTATGTGTAAAATTGATTAGAAGTCGGCAAACTATCTATAGTGAAATTGGATACGCCAAtgtgtcctttttatttttattaacgtAAGTGAGAAGACGTCTTTGAAAGATATAGCTGAGTACTAGGGATAACAATTGCATTATCAATGAATAATCTTTGGAGATTCACTTTACTGTTTAGTGCTCATTTAATGTTAAATATCTGAAAAGCTAATATTCATGGTAGGTATCGTCCTTAGAATTTatgcaaatgtattttactttccttttattttccaagatGAACGTTTTCCATTGGATGCCACGGTGGAGTTTGTCTTTTCCACTGGACCCGAGAAAATAAAAGGTTGGTGCATAATCTTCGGTTTGTCTTTGACAAGACAGTATATTTTCAAAATCCAGCAGGAGCCCATATTAGAAATGTTCTCATTTCTATCAAACTTGCTACTCAAGTATGTCTGACAATTGAAAAAAGATGCCTGTCCCACTTCCCTAAGAAAATGCACCACTTTTGGAATCCATCAGTACTTGAAATATGGAAACTAGGGAAGGACTTTTGACATGATCGGACTCCTAAtcctgctttttgtttttacttttcacTCTCCTTATCCGCCAGTCTACAATGATTACTGACTGTGGACATGGCAAAATGTAGATTtggttaaaatgaatttgaaacCCTTGTGTTACATCTCTCCACAGGCCGCGAGTACCACAAAAATGACCCAGCTGTCACGGTTGATTACAACACTGCTGATCCTGTAGTTCGCTGGGATTCCTACGAAAACTTCAACCAGCAATACCAAGACAGTCTTGAAGGTAAGATATTATTATGTTCTAGTACTAAGTTAAAGTCCTACTACTATTGAATGCAATTGACCGCAAACTGAATGAATTGATGTCAATTCCAGAAACACAGTACCCTTTAGTATTAGATGTGTAATAGATAATAGTAATACATAAAAGGGTAGAGaataaattggattgaatgcttttattgtcattattcaagtaCAATGTGACCTAACGCCTCACCATAAAACAAGAACTGTGTTTTTGTCATAGATATTGCCCACACAAAAGGTCCTCTCGATGGCAGTCTCTATGCACAGATAAAGAAGCGTCGGGGAGGAAATTCTGGTTCTCTTTCTTCCACCAATGGCAGCAGCCCCGGAGCAGAGGATAGACCTGATCAATTCCTCCCTCACCGCTCTGACTCAGCCCTTTCGGCACATTCTAGCCCTTTTAAGCAATCGCCGATCCATCCCGATCACCCTGAGGAGCCATTCCGTCCACCACCTCCAACCAGGCAAGAGCGAGAGGAGCTTGAACGTCTTCTTGGGGGCATAGAGGGATGTAGAAATGCAGAGCGAGAGACAGCTATCTTGGATGATGGTGATTCCTCACCTTCGGAACGGACCGAGACGCTGAGGCTCAGTCGCTCATGTTCCTGCCGTGATGGATATCGGTCACATCGCTGTGCGGAACCTGGATGTGACCGGACCCTCTTAATGCCAAATGGTTACTGCCTTGATCGAGCGCCTGGCACCAACGGGCACCACGGGGCGACTCCTTCTCAGATCCCCAACTCTGCTGCTCCTCCCTCGCACATGGACCTGTGCCAGCACTATAGTCCCCACACACACCAATCTCTCCCACCACCAGACCTGGTGTGGGATCGTCAGAGCAACCAGCAACACTTCCTGCACCGCCCTTGCTCCGATGCTACCTCGTCACGTCATCTCTGCTCCTACCCTTCACTTGAGCCCCATAATCATGCTCACTATCCGCTGTCTGCACCAGGTCGTCTCTGCTGCAGAGAGGATGATTACGGTCCCTATCACCATCCTCCTCCGCCCCACAGCCACCACCATCCCCACCTTCACCATCCCAAGTCCTCCACCAGCCCACCCTACCATGACGTAATGCTCATGGATGCTCCGCCACCCACAGGATGTTCTTGCAGGGACTGCGGCATCAGGAGAGAAGAAGCAGCAGCGGCCTATCACAGCCTGAGGCTCGAGCGAGGCAACGGCTTTCACTGGGACAGTGGGGAGGCAGGGCTACGAAGAACCAGGGAAGCAGAGCTAACCCGAGGCGGCTCGGAGAGCCACTGGGATAGACGCGGTCGAGAGTTTTCTCTCTCCTGGGAGCGAGACAGAGAGGCGGAGCTCCAGTgggagagggaaagagaggCGGAATATTGGCACAAGAGGGACACCATCGTCTCCTATGGACCGCAAGGTCACAATCTCCCCGCATTCACCTTTGACCCCTTGCCGTCATGTCACGCTGCTTATCCGGAGGCATCGCGGTCCCACGCTCATTCTCACCTTGACCTCAAgtacagcagcagcagcagtggcTACCAAACACCTCGGCAGATGTGCCCATGCTCGCCTTACCAGCCGTCGCCGTCTGAAAGCAGGGGCTACGCCTCAGGCTATCAGTCTGAGTCCACGTCGCCGTTGCCACCCACATCCTCAATTGTGGGGCCCTGCAGCCATAGCAATGGCTCAGCTGAGCAAAGTCACATTCACCACCGTCACCATCCAGACACACAACAGTCATGCTGCTCTGACTCACACAATGGTAAGACTGAAAGCTCTTCATTGATTTTCATCTTTTATCGCTGTTCTATTTATTGCTTTTGGTGAATTTCATGGAATATTAACGTAATCTTGCAGACGGCCTTCGTCACTCGAGTGAAAGTGTAGGCTGGAGGGAGCACATGCCCAATGGTTCCTTTAAAAGAGCTAACAGAGAAGGCCACGGTGCATGCTCTACTCCATCAGACATGTCTGGACCATCCACTCCAGTCCATACTAGCAGTCCACTACGTGCACATGAAAGGTATTGTACTGATTTACTATGGTTTCTGTGACATGATGATAAAAGCTACTCTTAGATTACAGAAAACTATCATCAATTTATCCAATTATATTTTGATTATCACCATCTTAAACATGACATCACAATTCTTTTACGTCATTGCTTCCTAGTAGgtgaaaacattcattcattcattctcttttAGTCCCAGTCCAGTGAAAAGACAAATCAGCTGTGACAACGAGGCATCACAATCCCAGAATGAGCACTACTCTTCTGGTAACGTCATCCAGGAAAACACGGAAAATCCAATAACTAGCACGGATCCATCAGGGGCACCCCAAAAAAGCCAGCCATCAGACAAAAACTCTCTCACTCAAACAGACTCCCATCACTGCACTACACTAAATgtcccaccccaaaaaattaacatCCAACAGGAGCACTGCAACAATGAGGCCACATCATCAACACGTAATACGTGTTTGGACTCTGAGACAACGATGTCATCAAGCCAAGGATGTCTTCTACGCTCCCCTTCATCAGTTCACCAACCCCAACATCACACTCCGGAGACGCCCCACCCATCAGAGGCTGCTGCAGTGCCGTCCTCTTCCTCGACTCAGGCTGTGTGTCACCCTCCAAGCCAGACACAGGTCACCAGTTTGGAGGCATGTCCTTCGCCTAAGGTCAATGGTTGTTTTTCCCCAACCAAGGGTTCCTTCGCCGAAGCCTCCAAATCTACCAACAGCACAAATTCTACCAGCTCCCTCACAACCCCCACCCCTGCATCATCTTACAACCAAGTACCATCCAGCTGCATGGAGGGATCCCCTGTTGCAGATACTCCTGTTCCAGGGTTTGCCACTCTGGGAAGGAAGTTGATGATTGGTGGCTCAGACATTCAACATCCCAATCACATTCCTGTTCATCACGGACCCCCTCACCACACTTACTCGGCGATGGAGAACAATTCAGCTGTAGACATCAATAAGAGGCACTGCTACTCTGGTCACCCCCCACAGCTTCATCAAATATCTGTCTCGAACTACTCAACTATCTCAATCCCACTTCCTCACCCACAGCCACCTCTGCCGGAGAAGCGTCACACTCAACTGGGCTCACCCAGTGATGAAAGAGAAGTTGTGAAACCACCCGTGAGCCACTCTAACAACTCTCAGCATCAGCACCATGTCACCTTCTCGCCTACTGTGGGTGAAATTGCACCCGGTGACCACCGCCAAAGTGTCACTGTGGCATCTGAGGATATTGAGGATGGAAACAGAGTCAGTGTGAAGTTTGTACAGGATAGTTCGAGGTTCTGGTACAAGCCAGGCATCTCCAGGGAGCAAGGTAAGTTTGAAAAGATGTTCTATTTTCTACATTAGACCTCTCGAGCTTCAATATGTTTTAATTACATACATATTCCACTTTCTTTGAATCGCTGATTATGCCACTATCTAAACTAACGTTTTGCTTCATTTGGATCATAGCAATCATTGCTTTGAAGCAAAGAGAGCCTGGCACGTTCTTGATCAGAGATAGTAATTCCTTCCAAGGTGCTTACGGCCTGGCACTGAAGGTGGCCACACCTCCTCTTAATGTAAACCAGCTCAGCAACAAaggtaagtaaataaataaatatgtatgtatatctatatctatatgtatatatatacactatatatatactatatactatatatatatatatatatatatatatatatatatatatatatatatatatatatgatgaaATATCTCAGCTCATCTCATCACagaattttcttttgaaattggaaAGTGTCCTTTATAAGGTCACACTCTGTCACACACTGCTGTTGCTAGTAACTGCATTGTAATGATAATTTTTCCGGTGCGGCAGGAGGCGATCCTCTGGAACATTTGGTGAGACACTTCCTCATAGAAACAGGCCCTCGAGGAGTCAAGATTAAAGGCTGTCAGAATGAGCCCTACTTTGGTAGGCCTTTTACTAGGTCTCTCAAGAAAACATATACTATGATTATTTGACAAGTTGACTTACTCCTATTTTTATGTTCATCCGTAGGGAGTCTGACTGCATTAGTCTATCAGCACGCCATCACACCCATCTCGTTGCCCTGTGCGCTGAATATTCTTGAAAAAGGTCAGCATTCCTGACAAATTTAGCTTGAGTTCATTTGTGTTGAGTATTGTGTTCTCCTTATTTTCAGATTTAATAGGAGACATCACAGAGGTTCCGCCAGTGAGTAACATCAGTACCGCTGCAGACCTTCTCAAACAAGGAGCAGGTGAGTTCACTAACACACCCATCCTAATGTGTTTTATTTGCTCTCTTTTTTATAATGTTGCGCCTTCTCTCCCAGCCTGTAACGTCCTCTACTTAAACTCTGTGGAAACGGAGTCTCTGACTGGCCCTCAGGCCATCGCCAAAGCAACAGATGCCACACTGAGTCGTAGCCCCCGCCCCGCCGCCACTGTAGTCCAGTTCAAAGTAACGTCGCAAGGCATCACATTGACCGACAGCCAACGCAGGTACTAAACATAACAACAtccatagaaaatattttaatgttcaCTGGGATTGTATTATACCCTGTGATCAAGTCACTCACAACTGTAATTAGTAAAAATCCAATAAAATATTGACGAATAACATAATTTAAATTACAGTGACTTGCATGCTGTACAGTGCACTAAACAATGTTGCCTTTCGTTTTCTTCTGTGTTGTGTCTTCTTCCAGGGTTTTCTTCCGCAGACATTATGCAGTGAACAGCGTAACCTTTAGCAGCCTTGACCCCAAGGATAGAAGGTGGGGCATCCAAAGATTCCTGTTGCGTAGCTGCAGTTGCAACTGACACTAACGAAAAACCTACAGATTGCACCCTGGATCACCGGGCAGCATTTGTTTGTTGTGATTCCTCGCATGGTTGTGTGCGCAATGTCAAATTTGTTAGCGCTTTTATGCATGTGTGCGTTGGGAGCATGCTTGCTGCAACTGCCTGAGCCTGctctctttctttctgtttGAATAGGTGGACTAACACAGACACCACCACTGTTAAGTAAGTGCTCTGTTGTTTGGGGACTTTTGTGACAATGCATGTTGGCTCCATCTTCAAAAGAAAGACTTGAAAAGTGTAGTATTTTGGACTTTAGTATTGTGGCCATTTTGATTCACGTGCTTCATGACGCGAGTATTTATAAtcgaatgtgaaaaaaaaaatcaccaattcAATCAGCTATTTCCCGTTACTTATTTCCAAGGTAACATCTGTTGAGCAACATACCATAAAATCACAGTTTATATGCCTTTTGTTCAAGGTATTCCCCATTTAGAAAAATATACATGTTCCTtatgaaatttaagaaaaaataatgtagtaaagtgtatacagtaatacctcgaatatcgcggttattgtggaccagacatggccgcgataatcacaAAACAGCGAAGTAGGGTGGCCCCCATTAAAATAGAtaaagacagtttttttttcttcagtgctgagtcctagtggcAAGAGTGGCTCCTGGTTACAATTTTCAGCGTGgatgttcacatttttatgaacttaaaaaaataaaaataaatggataaaaattccCCAGacaaaatctgcaatgtagtgaagccgcgaaatggccaggtattactgtattcaaaATGATCACCATGTTGGCCAATAACGGGGTCTCAATATTTTTGTCTAGATAGTGTAAAAGAGAAGCACCTGCATGGCAACGACTGTATGCCTGGCAAATGTACGAATTCTAACACGCTTTGTTAATAAAATTGTTTCATCTGAGTGTTAATCACATTTGGGCCGTGAGATGAAAAATTCAGGAAAGGTGCTGTTATGAATGAGACAAGGTGATCATGTTTTTACCGAGCCACCTCTGATATAATGTCACCATTTTGCTCTTCCCACAGAGTTTTTGGATTCATAGCCAAGAAGCCAGgcagtttggcagagaatgttTGCCACTTGTTTGCCGAGCTGGACCCCGAGCAACCCGCGACGGCCATCGTTAACTTCATCAACAAGGTCATGTTGTCACAACGCCGGTAGATGGAAGCTGTATTTCTTTGATTGGCCACTGGTTCGGATTACAATGCGAAACGTCTATCCAATCTCCATATAACACTAATATACCGCTTGCTGTGGTGCGAGTGGTTTCAAAGAATGACTTTGAAATTTGTCAATCCAAAATTCTTCTTATGAAGTAGGTCAAAATATTTGATCGATGTTTTGATACCCAAACCTAGctttcaaaaaccttttcagcATTCGACCATACTTTTTGGCTATGGAAGGACATTTGTCTCCCCATGTACagtacatatattttatttagcaTAAATAGCAATGGTAAATGACAGAATTACTCCTTGTAATTTAGTCAATGCTGCATAAGGATTTTGACTCAATAGACACGTTCATAAGTATAGCTCTGATAtatatttgttgtgtttttctgttgatttttttgtttgtctcgaAATTGAAGTTGAAAAACAAGTGAACCACGTATGTGGCTCCAGACCAGATGCAGCAGTGAACAGGATGATTTGTAATGTCACAACTTATTTAAATCCATAACAGACACCTGAAATCAAAATAGACCAAAGACCTGTTTAGTGTCATGTATTTGCATTCATTAATGACAATCCTGTTGGATTCACTCCGCTCACACAATGTAAATGAGAACGAGTGTGAGACTCCTGAGGGAAAATAGGAATGTTAACTTTAGAACTGTGCGTGTTAGAGTCATTTGGAAAGTATTTAGGTGACCGAGCGATGTTATGCCAGATATTAACTGAAGTAACGCAAGTCAAAAATGAAACTGAGAAGCGAAggatttattgttattgtacCATTATTGTATTACGCTACATTATCACATGGCGCCCAGAAATGTACTTAACCAAAGATGAAGCACTCTTATATGAATTAATAAGCTTTTTATCTAGCTATATTTTTGTATGTAATTGCTCCTTGTAGCTTTGCTATGCATTTATTTTAGTGTGTGGCCTTTTGTGGGAACCCCCCAAAACACTACACTTATTACAGCaataatatattgttttgtatttttttccccatgtggATCTCTATATTATGTAGTAATATATTTTCACATGCAGCTATAGGACCACGTTTGAGACGTAACAAAAGGAATGTTTGGTATATCTATATTGCTATTTTGTACTCAGAAGCTCGAATAAAGTGATGATGATGTGGTACATAAATCACTTTTTTAACTTGGTTATTTAGTGTTGTGTTGGTGAAAGGAAGAAATAATGTTTACATTGTTTTAACAGGGtggcggcctcacagctctggggtcctaggttcaaatccaggtcacgtccacctgtgtggagtttgcatgttctcctcaggtctgtgtgggtttcctctaggtactccggtttcctctcacattccaaaaacatgcatggtaagctgattggacacatctacattgcccctaggtatgggtgtgagtgtggatggttgtctgtctgcctgtgccctgcgattggctggcaaccgattcagggtgtcccctgcctctggcccggagccagctgggataggctccagcacaccccgcgaccctaatgaggataaagctgttcagaaaatgagatgagattgtttTAACAGCATTTATtccaatttctttttattttactttagaacacacacatttgaaaacattttttatatcaGTCAgagaaaacattattttacaaatagcattttcttttaaaacatgCTTAGGAATCTTTCTTGATCCTGATGTCACAAGATTCAAGTACAAGAACTCAAAGGATTAGCCAAAACATCGTAAATGGCACAAGTAGATTCTCCAATGTGATTGGCTTTGGCTTACAACATTTTTATTACTTATAACACAGCTTTCAATGCAGTAGAATAATTGCTTAAATGCACTTTGAGGTAGGAAAGTAGCTTCACTTGATCCTAATTGAAAAAGTGCACAAGTTTCATCAAGTTACAATCAAATGTTTTTGGCTTCATGTTCTTGGTGTAGCATGACACTGACTTAACATGCTGTGTTTATAAAGaaccccatttttttaatgaggtaTGCTCTCAAAACTAGGCCTAGTAATCTTTTTCCTTATATTTTTTCTCAATGAAAGCCTCTTAGTTGACTGTACCTTATAAACATCAtttcaaatgtgcattttaAGGAAATACACATGAACACGGTCCATTACAGAACTTATCTATGGCAAAGAGTAAGTACTCTACAACTGCAATTTACTGCCAGAGAGGTTTGAGAAAGGTTTTTGTACCTGTTAAAGAAAACATATATAGCAAGCTTCTCAGTTCGGAGACAGTCTGTTCAAAGATTCAAATGTGTCTTCCTCATTGCTTTCAAAACTAGGGATGGCTACGGGTCGAGAAGGAGTGCCAGTGTCGGTATGTGGTGTTAGAGCCACAGTCGACATAGTGGTACgcttccagactgttctgggatGTTCGTACCATCTGCGAGGTTTTCACTGAGGTtctgaaaagacaaaaaggcAACAGTTGCTGACACTGCGGAATACCCCCAAAACAACTGTATTGAGAGTTCACAGCTTTTAATGTTTGCTACGGTATATTGGGATAATAAGTAACGTTGACAGCACATCAGAACTATTACTAAGCATGAAAGTAAGTAGTAGTGTACATACTGCATAAAAACAAGGATGTTGTGGACCTTGATGCTACGCATGGTGCAATAggcactgaaaagacaaaaacaacacaattcaAAGAGACAAACTAAAAATTGTAAACTTTGGATTACATGTGGGCATGCGTATAGAAACCCAACTACTGTAAGTGATTCAACttgaatgtttatttaaaacaagtcattgtgaagcattttttttaaatcagaattttaaaatacaattgCTATATTGTGGCAGTTAACTAAAATAACCTGACTACAAAACAAGCAGCAATTTGgtaaggaataaaaaaattatcaaaaaGATGGCTCATGCTGTTTACTGCCATGTCCATCTTGAGGTTACAGTTAAGATAAAACCAACGAGAATTACTGATTGTTTAAAAACACCAGTTTTTTGTTGGTATTTCCATTATTTCAATAGGATAGGTTGCTTTAACATTGGAGTATTACTACTTGTGAATTTGGTCATGCAACAAAAGTATCTGATGGCGACACTATCTTTATAGAATTAATGAAAAAGTAAGATGTCAGCCTCTAGGTCTTGAACACAGTTTAGAACATGTTCCAAATTTTacgtgtttttttgttcaaacaaagaTTAGACAATACAGTACTCATATTTGCCCTGTACATAACACTTACTAGACGTATGGTGCACTACTACCAATTTCCACGCTGACTGTATAGTTCACCTGTAcaataaaggagaaaaaaatggcagagtTACATCGAGTATTTTCAAATCACGGTTCAGGATGATGTGACGATGCCTCTGAAGACCAGTTACCTGACGTTCGCTAAGTGGTAGAATGGTGGTGACATTATTAAGCAGATGCGTGCCAATCACGTTTTTCATGTATAGCACCTGGCAGCTGACACTTTCCACCAGCACtgagaaaaagtttgggttGCTGAAGTTCAGTGTGCTCTAAAGGGAAGATGCAAAATATTCGTTTTACTGCATGCATATACTGTAAATCTCGGGGTCTCTATCAAACTTAGTCATTTAGATTCTGCAGTAAGTCGTGTATTTTGACTTGTATAATCTTCAGTGAGGTGGCTCGTCATCCGAGTGAGTGGTTAGAATGTTAGCCTCACTGTTCTTGggtccagggttcgatcccaggtcggtcctcactgcgtagagtttacatgttctccctgggcttgtgtggcttttctccgggtactccggattcctcccacatcccgaaaacatgcagggtaggctcgttgaacactctaaattgcccctaggtatgagtgtgagcgtgaatgtttgtctgtctccttgtgccctgcgattgggtgtaCATAATGCAGGTTGAGTGTACGCCCACCGTCAAATTCATCTGGATGTTGAATCTGGCGGGGTCGAAGTGCACCGTCACCACGCGGATCCCGTCATCCACCACGATAACCGAACGGGGGAAGAGGAAGAAAGCCACCAGTATGGAGGCAAGGAAACACAGCACAATGGACAGAACCACGTAGAGCTTGCTGGGACAGAGAGGATAAGGGTTTTTATGTGAGGTTATTGTATACATGTGATACGCTCTATTGTAGTGTGCGTATTGATGACTTACGTTCTTTGAGGCTGCAACCTTTGATCGCTATATGGGATCAATGCAACCAGCTCATTGACCTGACCTGATGGAGAGAGGGATAGTGATCGAGCAACATGCTGACTTAGTGTTTGACTGCGAACAACAATtcaattgtttttacatttgttcACCCTTCATAGGGCACTCACGTAATACAATGTCCCCGAAAAGAAAAGTGCATcgacagccagtcctcccagctTCAATGAAGGAAATGGCTGTCattgtcaatgagttaaatactacaaAAAACTACTACTAATTGTTATTAGGGTCCATAACCGGAGtgtaattcaatttttattttcaactttTAGCACATCGGCCCCACAGATCTGAGatagagggttcaatcccaaatATTGTCCtcactgtggagtttgcatgttctccctgggctcatgtgggttttatccgggtactctggtttccttccacatccccaaaacatgtgggataggcttgttgaacagtaaattgcctctaggcatgagtgtgaatggttgtccgtctccttgtgccctgcgattggctcaccaccaattcaggatgtcacccccacctggtgcccgtagttagctgggattgctccagcacccccgcgacccttgttagaataagcagtatggaaaacgAGTcaatgatttatatatatatatatatatatatataaaaactgctaacattataatattaatatttacaatttttaaacgaaaaaaaaatggtcacttGGCCTAAAATTGTTTAACTTAAGtgtcaaaagggaaaaaaacacttgctCTATATGGTTAAAGGTCTTAAGTGtgaacttttgaatagctgtccactgttGTGACAACTTTGAAACGATGAAATTTTAACTCAAGAATCCGAGATCAACAGATAATTCATTCTCAAGCAACATTCTTGCCTTGCATACTTGAGATTTGTTTACATTTCATACATAAGGCTAGCCATCACgtgtttatttttccccctttatgCGTTTGCATGTAACAGCGAGAAGATGTATATATTCCAGCAGAATTTGACGAGGCTATGCACTcagagaacaacaacaaaacaaatgctATTTTATACACGCTATTCTCCGATCTGATCGGCGTTCCACCTGTTCCCTGACCTGATGGGATACGTCCGCTTCCCTGACACGCCGGACACGTAATGCTGTCTCTGCCGGTGAACTCGACGTACGGGAACTGGGCAATGTCTTCCCTCCTGACGAGTCCATCCAAGGAGTCGTCGTCGGAATTTGGCGGCGTTTCGTCACTTCGCCGCCCGTAGCTGCCGCTTGGCCTCTGGCCCCAACTCGACGGTCTGCTGCCATAACGGCGAGAAAATGAACTCCCCATGTGACACTCGGATCACCGCTTCTCGTCTCCCCGTCTGCAAATTGGTGAGAATAAACGAGCTATTTAACATCATAATGATCGCCAGAACGACTACTTAGTTTTGACACTGTCATAGCCAAACTAGCCGACATGCTACCTGTCAACCAGGAACTAATGAGCTGTTCATAATATTAGACAGAACAAGTCCAAATTAGCCATCTTGAATATTTGATCGATAAATCGGTAAGgccacttaaaaaataaacgcGTCTACCTTCTCAGTTTGTTTCCATCACAAAgatccgtctgtctgtctcggacAACTTCGTATTGTCTTGTTGTGGTCACGTGATCGGCGTGCCTTGGCATGCGTCTATTATTTAGCCTGGTGACGGGACCGCTCAGTATGAAGTTTTTAAGCAAGTATCATGTCGATCTGGATTTAGAAATACGTCTAAACGAAATGTATTTAGTCGTTGTTCatctttgtttatttaattgtaTTACGAATCAATGCAAGGATCGGCTCTTCATCATTTCCACGATCATTACGTCATCACAACATCTATATATTAGGGGTGGGCAAAGTTTGCATGTGGCTTGCTTTTTTAAGG includes the following:
- the LOC144075212 gene encoding tensin-2-like isoform X2, with translation MGCILSSDWCGEDLVQAVPVVRSSYVKSQSLERSDTGRMRLMKSGKGELHVFKEKTFKKRRQCSVCHQNVDNVGSFCRACKTATHRKCESKVTTACVIAPANDLQRRGTAPSRNAQHLGSTKSLTYTKQRNTLPRSFSVDRVMERVMERHYDFDLTYITERIISVFFPPKLEEQRYRLNLKEVATMLKSKHQDKFLLLNLSERRHDMSRLNPKVHEFGWPDRHAPPLDKICAICKAMETWLTSDPQHVVVLHCKGNKGKTGVIIAAYMHYSKISAGADQALSTLAMRKFCEDKVSTSLQPSQNRYIYYFGGLLSGAIKMNSSPLFLHQVLIPSLPNFQGDGGYYPFLKIYQSMQLVYTSGIYDLHGSGGRRLCVTIEPALLLKGDIMVKCYHRRAQSTDRDNVFRLQFHTCTIHGAQLWFGKGELDEACTDERFPLDATVEFVFSTGPEKIKGREYHKNDPAVTVDYNTADPVVRWDSYENFNQQYQDSLEDIAHTKGPLDGSLYAQIKKRRGGNSGSLSSTNGSSPGAEDRPDQFLPHRSDSALSAHSSPFKQSPIHPDHPEEPFRPPPPTRQEREELERLLGGIEGCRNAERETAILDDGDSSPSERTETLRLSRSCSCRDGYRSHRCAEPGCDRTLLMPNGYCLDRAPGTNGHHGATPSQIPNSAAPPSHMDLCQHYSPHTHQSLPPPDLVWDRQSNQQHFLHRPCSDATSSRHLCSYPSLEPHNHAHYPLSAPGRLCCREDDYGPYHHPPPPHSHHHPHLHHPKSSTSPPYHDVMLMDAPPPTGCSCRDCGIRREEAAAAYHSLRLERGNGFHWDSGEAGLRRTREAELTRGGSESHWDRRGREFSLSWERDREAELQWEREREAEYWHKRDTIVSYGPQGHNLPAFTFDPLPSCHAAYPEASRSHAHSHLDLKYSSSSSGYQTPRQMCPCSPYQPSPSESRGYASGYQSESTSPLPPTSSIVGPCSHSNGSAEQSHIHHRHHPDTQQSCCSDSHNDGLRHSSESVGWREHMPNGSFKRANREGHGACSTPSDMSGPSTPVHTSSPLRAHESPSPVKRQISCDNEASQSQNEHYSSGNVIQENTENPITSTDPSGAPQKSQPSDKNSLTQTDSHHCTTLNVPPQKINIQQEHCNNEATSSTRNTCLDSETTMSSSQGCLLRSPSSVHQPQHHTPETPHPSEAAAVPSSSSTQAVCHPPSQTQVTSLEACPSPKVNGCFSPTKGSFAEASKSTNSTNSTSSLTTPTPASSYNQVPSSCMEGSPVADTPVPGFATLGRKLMIGGSDIQHPNHIPVHHGPPHHTYSAMENNSAVDINKRHCYSGHPPQLHQISVSNYSTISIPLPHPQPPLPEKRHTQLGSPSDEREVVKPPVSHSNNSQHQHHVTFSPTVGEIAPGDHRQSVTVASEDIEDGNRVSVKFVQDSSRFWYKPGISREQAIIALKQREPGTFLIRDSNSFQGAYGLALKVATPPLNVNQLSNKGGDPLEHLVRHFLIETGPRGVKIKGCQNEPYFGSLTALVYQHAITPISLPCALNILEKDLIGDITEVPPVSNISTAADLLKQGAGEFTNTPILMCFICSLFYNVAPSLPACNVLYLNSVETESLTGPQAIAKATDATLSRSPRPAATVVQFKVTSQGITLTDSQRRVFFRRHYAVNSVTFSSLDPKDRRVFGFIAKKPGSLAENVCHLFAELDPEQPATAIVNFINKVMLSQRR